The Syntrophotalea acetylenivorans genome contains the following window.
CTGGAAACCCGCAAAGTCATTGAAAAGGCCAAGGGCCTGCTGATGAAAAACGGGCTGTCTGAGGACGAGGCGTACCGTCGCATTCAGAAGATGGCCATGAACAATCGCAAGAGTCTTCGAGAAGTGGCCGAAGCTATTCTACTCACCGATGGCATGGTTGGTTGATGTCTACTGCAGCTCTTAATCTGTGCAACCTGCCTCCCTGGGCCATTGCTTCGCGTCATTTCAACCGCCAGCCGAAGTCTTTGGAAATTCAGGGCGTCCGCCAGGCCAATCGGCTATTATTTGAACGACTTGAAGAGGAGCCTTGCTCTGTAAAACGGGCAACCATCTTTAACGATTTCATGGATGTGACGTTCCAACTCCATCAATGGCAGCAGCAAAAATCGGCCGGTGGTCGCAAGAGCCTCAAAAACAGCTACCTGCGCTTTCTGAGGGGCTGGATGTTCGACTCCAACGGTCGCGAGGGGGCGGTCCTTAAGGGTTGGGTGGAAAGTCGTTTCGGTTTGCATCCGACCTATCACGAGGTACCCATAGAGGACCCCCACTCGGAAGGTTATTTTCATTTTCTGGTGCAGCGCATGCGCGGCGCGGCCCGCACCAGCGCTATTCATCAGCAGCTCGATGTGCTCTACGAGTTCACCCAATATGAATTG
Protein-coding sequences here:
- a CDS encoding NAD(+)--dinitrogen-reductase ADP-D-ribosyltransferase — protein: MSTAALNLCNLPPWAIASRHFNRQPKSLEIQGVRQANRLLFERLEEEPCSVKRATIFNDFMDVTFQLHQWQQQKSAGGRKSLKNSYLRFLRGWMFDSNGREGAVLKGWVESRFGLHPTYHEVPIEDPHSEGYFHFLVQRMRGAARTSAIHQQLDVLYEFTQYELQRRFPDKDHFTLYRGVYGFEEHVILEKFDKHNCLMRLNNLNSFTGDFERAWEFGSRVLKTEIPLAKIVFFNGLLPTARLQGEEEYLVIGGEYEVEVMIGG